A part of Candidatus Electrothrix aestuarii genomic DNA contains:
- a CDS encoding DUF58 domain-containing protein codes for MEKTITKEILKKVRRIEVRTRRMVDDTLAGSYHSVFKGQGMNFDEVREYVPGDEIRSIDWNVTARTGVPHVKKFTEERELTIMLMIDISGSGGFGSSEQSKREIMAELGSVLAFSAVRNNDKVGLILFSDFVELFIPPDKGRKHILRVIREILFFQPKNKGTDITEALDFVNRVAKRKCVTFLLSDFCLPGDFDDSLAALRPKLLVTGRRHDLITVAVTDPREQELPDVGRITLEDAETGEQLLLDTADPWTRQAYVSLAQDRTERFAHTVRSAGLDLLQLSTDKPYIGPLMGFFKARERRKR; via the coding sequence ATGGAAAAAACAATCACCAAAGAAATCCTGAAAAAGGTCCGTCGGATTGAGGTGCGCACCCGCCGCATGGTGGACGACACCCTGGCCGGAAGCTATCACTCGGTCTTTAAGGGCCAGGGCATGAACTTCGACGAAGTCCGTGAATACGTGCCCGGCGATGAAATCCGCAGCATAGACTGGAACGTCACAGCCCGCACCGGCGTGCCCCATGTGAAAAAATTCACTGAGGAGAGGGAACTGACCATTATGCTGATGATCGACATCAGCGGTTCTGGTGGATTCGGCTCAAGCGAGCAATCCAAGCGGGAGATCATGGCCGAACTGGGTTCTGTGCTGGCCTTTTCTGCGGTACGCAATAACGACAAGGTCGGCCTCATCCTGTTCTCCGATTTTGTGGAGCTCTTCATCCCGCCGGATAAGGGCCGTAAGCATATCCTCAGGGTTATTCGGGAAATTCTCTTTTTCCAACCCAAGAATAAGGGCACGGACATCACCGAGGCCCTGGATTTTGTTAACCGGGTAGCTAAACGTAAATGTGTGACCTTTCTTCTCTCTGATTTCTGCCTGCCTGGTGATTTTGACGATTCCCTGGCTGCGCTCCGCCCGAAACTCCTCGTTACCGGGCGCCGCCACGATCTGATCACGGTTGCGGTCACCGACCCCAGGGAACAGGAATTACCCGATGTCGGTCGGATCACTCTGGAAGACGCAGAAACCGGCGAGCAACTGCTCCTGGATACCGCTGATCCCTGGACCCGCCAGGCCTATGTGAGTCTGGCCCAGGACCGGACAGAGCGTTTTGCCCACACCGTGCGCAGCGCAGGGCTTGACTTGCTCCAGCTTTCCACGGACAAACCCTATATCGGGCCGTTGATGGGTTTCTTCAAAGCACGGGAAAGGAGGAAGAGATAA
- a CDS encoding gamma-glutamylcyclotransferase family protein, which yields MLKQDSLYYFAYGSNMSNEVFIDRRKMNPVQKYNVVLGNYELVFDQKGIQYIEPCFASLRKKIGARVYGILYELTPQDAEQLHKTESAGYDIEELEISVDGLGMKKCFTYINRDSCPGRKPSQRYMNKLIKGATEHSLPETYLEELRAVETFHLPIVSNFIDLIVRLLMLYLSKGYKLKIPFLKSGAGKKPESPSEVINQ from the coding sequence ATGTTGAAACAGGATAGTTTGTATTATTTCGCCTACGGTTCAAACATGAGCAACGAGGTTTTCATCGATAGAAGAAAAATGAATCCGGTTCAGAAATACAATGTCGTACTGGGGAATTACGAACTCGTTTTTGACCAGAAAGGCATTCAATATATTGAACCTTGTTTCGCTTCGCTGAGGAAAAAAATTGGTGCTCGGGTTTACGGGATACTGTACGAACTCACACCGCAGGATGCTGAACAGCTCCACAAAACAGAAAGTGCTGGATATGATATTGAAGAACTAGAGATATCTGTTGATGGACTCGGCATGAAGAAATGTTTCACCTATATTAATCGCGATTCATGCCCAGGAAGGAAGCCTTCACAGCGCTATATGAATAAACTTATCAAGGGAGCCACAGAGCATTCGCTACCGGAAACCTATCTGGAAGAACTCCGGGCTGTTGAAACATTTCACCTCCCCATAGTTTCAAATTTTATTGACCTTATAGTTCGACTGTTGATGCTGTACCTCTCAAAAGGCTATAAGCTGAAGATCCCCTTTCTGAAAAGTGGGGCGGGGAAGAAACCCGAGAGTCCAAGTGAGGTTATCAATCAATAG
- a CDS encoding MAPEG family protein: MSTKDTSSLGPDGMPLLNESEIRRGKVLGWRNFLGGFFAPLVMGLPIAFLIYSFGDTENYRQNISTLFPSKAHWVLLTAFVFSRLSAFLNLFPLLEKEKVMRPDSGNLRSNMKIFRALGNGPSHAVVMNMEGQIGRYNRANRSMENFVEHAAPVGVNAVLLSLCFPFPTFMLICIYALARIAHQVLYINVGYGSRGYGIGFFLGTAVTGTFEVLLLFAAFST; the protein is encoded by the coding sequence TTGAGCACCAAAGACACATCCAGCCTTGGCCCTGACGGCATGCCGCTTTTGAATGAATCAGAAATCCGTCGAGGTAAAGTACTCGGGTGGCGAAATTTCCTGGGAGGTTTTTTTGCCCCCTTGGTAATGGGACTTCCCATAGCTTTTCTGATTTACTCCTTTGGAGATACAGAAAACTATCGTCAAAATATATCCACTCTGTTCCCATCCAAGGCACACTGGGTGCTGCTCACAGCTTTTGTTTTTTCTCGCTTATCAGCCTTTCTCAATCTGTTTCCTTTGCTGGAAAAAGAAAAGGTTATGCGTCCTGATTCAGGGAATCTGCGAAGCAATATGAAAATATTCAGAGCACTCGGTAACGGTCCCTCTCATGCTGTTGTCATGAATATGGAGGGGCAAATAGGAAGATATAACAGAGCAAATCGCAGCATGGAAAACTTTGTGGAACATGCTGCACCGGTTGGTGTTAACGCAGTTTTACTATCCTTATGTTTTCCTTTCCCCACATTCATGCTCATCTGTATTTACGCACTCGCCCGTATTGCTCATCAAGTGCTATACATCAATGTAGGGTACGGCTCACGGGGTTATGGAATCGGTTTTTTCTTGGGAACTGCTGTTACCGGTACGTTTGAAGTATTGCTCTTGTTTGCCGCGTTCTCTACCTGA
- a CDS encoding MoxR family ATPase, whose amino-acid sequence MNSSIETAPVPQAPAEPTPSVTPEQSVQEINKAVQNSSAWVGLLKREVGKNIIGQERLVERLLIGLLAGGHILLEGLPGLAKTLAVKTLATAVSTDFRRIQFTPDMLPADIMGTEIYNPQNTSFEVKQGPIFSSIILADEINRAPSKVQSALLEAMQEQQVTIGETTFSLPELFLVLATQNPIEQEGTYPLPEAQVDRFMLKVVVDYPTRAQERQILDMVEHTDSKLSVQPLISPEDILTARKVVDTIYLDDRIKEYIVDLVFATREPEGISMDLKDYIETGASPRATINLKAAARALAYLNGRGYVIPDDIKNCAPDVMRHRLRISYEAEAEGITSEEIIQRLLDTVPVP is encoded by the coding sequence ATGAACTCATCGATAGAGACCGCACCCGTTCCCCAAGCTCCGGCAGAGCCCACGCCCAGTGTTACCCCGGAGCAATCTGTCCAGGAGATCAACAAGGCTGTGCAGAACAGCTCTGCCTGGGTCGGTCTGCTGAAACGGGAAGTCGGGAAGAACATCATAGGTCAGGAGCGCTTGGTGGAACGCCTGCTCATCGGCCTGCTCGCCGGAGGCCATATCCTCCTGGAAGGCCTGCCCGGTCTGGCCAAGACCCTGGCGGTGAAAACCCTGGCCACGGCTGTGTCCACGGATTTCCGTCGCATCCAGTTCACTCCGGACATGCTGCCCGCAGACATCATGGGCACGGAGATCTACAACCCGCAAAACACCTCCTTTGAGGTCAAACAAGGGCCGATCTTTTCCTCTATCATCCTGGCAGATGAGATCAACCGTGCTCCCTCAAAGGTCCAATCCGCCCTGCTGGAGGCCATGCAGGAACAGCAGGTCACTATAGGCGAAACCACCTTCTCCCTGCCGGAGCTCTTCCTGGTCCTGGCAACCCAGAACCCCATTGAACAGGAAGGGACCTATCCCCTGCCCGAAGCCCAGGTGGACCGTTTTATGCTCAAGGTGGTGGTAGACTACCCCACCCGCGCCCAGGAACGACAGATCCTGGACATGGTGGAACATACCGACTCAAAGCTCTCTGTGCAGCCCCTCATTTCACCGGAAGATATCCTGACAGCACGCAAGGTGGTAGACACTATCTACCTGGATGATCGCATCAAAGAGTACATTGTCGATTTGGTCTTTGCCACACGTGAGCCGGAAGGGATAAGCATGGACCTGAAAGATTACATCGAAACCGGGGCCTCGCCCAGGGCGACCATCAACCTCAAAGCAGCGGCCCGTGCCTTGGCATATCTCAACGGACGCGGTTATGTGATCCCGGATGATATCAAGAACTGCGCTCCGGACGTTATGCGCCATCGCCTGCGGATCAGCTATGAGGCAGAGGCAGAAGGAATCACCAGCGAGGAGATTATTCAACGCCTGCTGGATACCGTCCCTGTTCCGTAA
- a CDS encoding DUF1566 domain-containing protein — MAKTAEKRYAILIASSRYPDEPGLTDLRCLENDVDALDAVLCSPDFGAFTETFVFKNRPSHEVLEKIETVLADAGRDDLVLIYFSGHGKLNPAGQLCLAAPNTKLRALGSTSIPVGSIKAYFDHSVSRKKVFLLDCCYSGAAGKSFIKGGDDQLRLMSRGQGTFIMTASTGIEVAEEKEGDQYGLFTKHIVEGIRSGEADKDEDGFVDMQELYEYVHENVQKEGVQKPMQWWLQGKGKLLIAKSGRVAKEKRRQELRTKLYELAAQGWLSDGIVRAAVNVIFLPDKEMTAKDRECLLLIEQFAGERISAGNFVECWMKTCLAPKFPPPPKSKLLLLVFILAAVSCVAAGAGWYFFREPSPAPLPMLKMGKVSVSSRTLPSLSHTNLQPLSPLPLPPAMGTISVSKKRVNSLPQIKFQPLPKAERIPQQDRTIGQYIDHGDGTVTDTKTGLMWKRCSEGLSGGDCEEGKAERYTFDEAVQRFKDVKYAGHADLRLPTIDELKTLVYCSEGKDKEGDCNDGSAEPTINQQAFPNTHWAYWSGSPSASSSDRAWRVYFSSGSSSIYPRAFSHAVRLVRGGSDFAGRGGHEQSMIKDGDPGVVSREESNVAPLSSIVFVPKELQTSSPVIAQVEKKEKDSFAKRSDSVETKSSGSSVTDDNKRERRRVLSTPPPSISIDRLSLKTLSALILNEKVIKIL; from the coding sequence ATGGCGAAAACGGCTGAAAAACGCTACGCAATCCTTATTGCCAGCAGCAGATACCCGGATGAACCGGGACTGACCGACCTGCGTTGCCTGGAGAATGATGTTGATGCCCTGGATGCGGTCTTGTGCTCACCTGATTTTGGTGCGTTCACGGAAACCTTTGTCTTCAAAAATCGGCCCAGCCATGAGGTTCTGGAAAAAATTGAGACTGTCTTGGCTGATGCCGGTCGGGACGATTTGGTGCTCATCTATTTTTCCGGGCACGGCAAGCTGAACCCGGCAGGCCAGCTCTGTCTTGCTGCGCCAAACACCAAGCTGCGGGCCCTGGGTTCCACCTCTATCCCGGTAGGCTCGATCAAGGCCTACTTCGATCATTCCGTGAGCCGGAAAAAGGTATTCCTGCTGGACTGCTGCTACAGCGGGGCTGCGGGCAAGTCCTTTATCAAGGGCGGTGACGACCAATTGCGGCTCATGTCCCGAGGCCAGGGTACCTTTATCATGACCGCTTCCACAGGTATTGAGGTTGCTGAGGAAAAGGAGGGCGATCAGTACGGGCTGTTTACCAAGCATATTGTTGAGGGGATTCGCTCCGGTGAGGCGGATAAGGATGAGGACGGCTTTGTGGACATGCAGGAGCTGTATGAGTATGTCCATGAAAATGTGCAAAAGGAAGGCGTACAAAAGCCGATGCAGTGGTGGCTTCAGGGGAAGGGGAAGTTGCTGATTGCCAAGAGCGGCAGGGTTGCGAAAGAGAAGCGGCGGCAGGAGCTGCGGACGAAGCTCTATGAACTGGCTGCGCAGGGTTGGCTGTCAGACGGTATTGTCAGGGCCGCAGTGAATGTTATTTTCTTGCCGGATAAGGAGATGACGGCCAAAGACAGGGAGTGCCTCCTGCTGATTGAACAGTTTGCTGGTGAGCGGATTAGTGCGGGAAACTTTGTTGAGTGCTGGATGAAGACCTGTCTTGCGCCGAAATTTCCTCCGCCTCCGAAATCAAAACTGCTCCTTCTCGTTTTTATTCTTGCCGCTGTGTCTTGTGTGGCAGCAGGAGCGGGTTGGTATTTTTTCAGGGAACCGTCTCCAGCTCCATTGCCAATGTTGAAAATGGGCAAGGTTTCAGTTTCCTCGCGGACACTTCCTTCTTTGTCACATACAAATTTGCAACCGCTGTCTCCGCTGCCACTTCCACCGGCAATGGGTACAATTTCAGTCTCCAAAAAGAGAGTCAATTCTTTGCCGCAGATAAAGTTCCAGCCCCTTCCTAAAGCTGAAAGAATACCTCAGCAAGACAGAACAATCGGCCAATATATTGATCACGGCGATGGTACGGTTACTGACACGAAAACGGGCCTGATGTGGAAACGTTGTTCAGAAGGGTTGTCAGGGGGGGATTGTGAAGAAGGAAAGGCGGAAAGATATACATTTGATGAAGCGGTGCAGCGCTTTAAGGATGTTAAATATGCAGGTCATGCTGATTTGCGGCTGCCGACCATTGATGAGCTGAAAACCTTGGTGTATTGCAGCGAGGGGAAAGACAAAGAGGGCGACTGCAACGATGGCTCTGCTGAGCCGACCATCAATCAGCAGGCTTTTCCGAATACTCATTGGGCCTACTGGTCCGGGTCGCCCTCTGCGAGCAGCTCGGACCGCGCGTGGCGCGTCTATTTCAGCAGCGGCAGTTCCAGCATCTACCCCCGCGCCTTCAGCCATGCAGTTCGGTTGGTGCGCGGCGGAAGTGATTTTGCGGGACGGGGAGGTCATGAACAGTCTATGATTAAAGATGGAGATCCCGGAGTAGTGTCTCGAGAGGAGTCGAACGTTGCTCCTCTGTCTTCCATTGTTTTTGTTCCCAAGGAACTTCAAACGTCATCACCCGTGATTGCTCAGGTAGAAAAAAAAGAGAAAGACAGTTTTGCCAAGCGAAGTGATAGTGTTGAGACTAAATCAAGCGGTTCTTCAGTAACAGATGATAATAAGAGAGAGAGAAGGAGAGTGCTTTCCACTCCGCCTCCATCTATTTCTATAGATAGATTGTCCTTAAAAACTCTCAGCGCGCTGATTTTAAATGAAAAAGTTATAAAAATATTGTAA
- a CDS encoding UPF0175 family protein: MTETMQMEIPQDILAALKTGIQDFSQYMRVAAAIACFQEKKLSLGKAAQLAGYNRLDFLDLLAEKGIVAFDYDESFTASEFQGALISPE, encoded by the coding sequence ATGACAGAAACAATGCAGATGGAAATCCCGCAGGACATCTTGGCCGCATTAAAAACCGGCATTCAGGATTTCTCCCAATACATGCGGGTTGCAGCAGCGATCGCCTGTTTTCAGGAAAAGAAATTGTCCCTGGGTAAAGCCGCTCAGCTTGCCGGATATAATCGTTTAGATTTCCTGGACCTTCTGGCGGAGAAAGGCATTGTGGCCTTTGACTATGATGAGTCATTCACCGCAAGCGAGTTTCAGGGCGCGTTAATCAGCCCAGAGTAA